From Camelina sativa cultivar DH55 chromosome 20, Cs, whole genome shotgun sequence, the proteins below share one genomic window:
- the LOC104769447 gene encoding uncharacterized protein LOC104769447, with amino-acid sequence MSSASKTKSRDKKVMNDSQKTPSKASGSMGASNGVVVGAYNPLLGTFQTIDSLSATGSSSLHNNGRFRNIDESDSTGADCDSVSNNGSWSGDSEDHKEKVASTAAKQEIIPGADNEKREKMRLKNERKHQRQKEKRAQELHERCCQYLMSRKLEVHTHKIMAMGIAQERATYALMLNEGKIEESVNWLLDDGGAKVEDKKLDPTSGNLKLDISQELGRILELETKYKFTKQDVERAVVTAEGDIEKAEEALRRQKQDQSTASRKAEDISDNNSVNNSKVPSMHTNQNTVAQLQPNSGMYPTGGEEALDRKNLGYSRGSSYISEKSENQSVNSLERIHMQLQWMKLQQNNALEEKKRMSSYQQTPLPRQTEETHYVATLGDQYKRLQQQDMREPVMTQQQQQQQQQQQRSQSANTNVLPVSTMNTSFTGAAAAAGSGWYPANRSEAAQSNGYLPSRTLPPNDLNSNLMYQQLQYQQYQGQVNSSSHRMPGASAPLAVAPAASLGLFSRFGSGSSSGLDWNADGSLGYLDYNNIDWSLDKGLAFPRPSQQYAATSSPYEAHMNGRTRMMANGNGNGMGVAMGVQEAALVGNGREWTSPFEGKDLFSLSRQYVPPSL; translated from the coding sequence ATGTCTAGCGCATCCAAGACTAAATCCAGAGACAAGAAGGTTATGAACGATTCACAAAAGACACCTAGTAAAGCCTCAGGATCCATGGGTGCGAGTAATGGTGTTGTGGTTGGTGCTTACAATCCTCTTTTGGGGACATTTCAAACCATTGACTCGCTTTCAGCAACTGGTTCCTCGTCGCTTCACAATAATGGCCGGTTCAGAAACATTGATGAGTCGGATTCAACTGGAGCCGACTGTGATTCTGTCTCTAATAATGGTAGCTGGTCAGGTGACTCGGAAGATCACAAAGAGAAAGTAGCCAGTACTGCTGCAAAGCAAGAAATCATCCCTGGAGCTGACAATGAAAAGCGAGAAAAGATGCGactgaaaaatgaaagaaagcaCCAACGGCAAAAGGAAAAGCGAGCTCAGGAGTTGCATGAGCGTTGCTGTCAGTATCTGATGTCCAGAAAACTTGAAGTCCATACTCACAAGATAATGGCAATGGGTATTGCTCAGGAGCGAGCAACTTATGCTCTTATGTTAAATGAAGGGAAAATAGAGGAGTCTGTTAATTGGCTGCTTGATGATGGTGGGGCAAAAGTAGAAGATAAGAAACTAGATCCTACCTCTGGGAATTTAAAGCTTGACATATCACAAGAGTTGGGTAGAATCTTAGAGttggaaacaaaatataagtTCACCAAGCAGGATGTAGAAAGAGCTGTGGTTACAGCAGAGGGGGACATTGAGAAAGCGGAAGAAGCATTAAGAAGACAGAAGCAAGACCAATCTACTGCATCTAGAAAAGCAGAGGATATTAGTGATAATAATTCTGTTAACAATAGCAAAGTCCCTTCTATGCACACAAATCAGAATACAGTAGCCCAGTTGCAACCTAACTCAGGTATGTATCCTACAGGTGGGGAAGAAGCCCTTGACAGAAAGAATCTTGGTTACTCCAGAGGATCCAGCTACATAAGTGAAAAATCCGAAAACCAGAGTGTAAATTCGTTGGAAAGAATTCACATGCAGTTGCAGTGGATGAAACTCCAACAAAATAATGCCCTGGAAGAGAAGAAACGCATGTCATCATATCAACAGACACCACTGCCACGGCAAACAGAAGAAACACATTATGTGGCAACCCTAGGTGATCAATACAAGAGACTTCAGCAGCAAGATATGAGGGAACCAGTTATgacgcagcagcagcagcagcagcagcagcagcaacaacgcTCTCAATCCGCTAATACAAATGTCCTACCTGTCTCTACCATGAATACATCCTTTACcggagcagcagcagcagcaggcAGCGGTTGGTACCCAGCAAATAGGTCTGAGGCAGCTCAATCTAACGGATACTTGCCCTCAAGAACTCTGCCTCCTAATGATCTGAACTCAAACCTTATGTACCAGCAGCTTCAGTATCAACAATATCAAGGCCAAGTGAACAGCAGTAGTCACAGAATGCCAGGGGCTTCTGCACCGCTTGCTGTGGCTCCAGCTGCTTCTCTTGGGCTCTTCTCACGGTTTGGATCAGGGTCTTCTTCGGGCCTGGACTGGAACGCAGATGGGTCACTGGGTTACTTAGATTACAACAACATCGACTGGAGTCTAGATAAAGGCCTAGCTTTTCCTAGACCAAGCCAACAGTACGCGGCAACATCATCACCATATGAAGCACACATGAATGGAAGGACAAGAATGATGGCGAATGGGAATGGGAATGGGATGGGCGTGGCAATGGGAGTGCAGGAAGCTGCTTTAGTGGGAAATGGGAGAGAGTGGACATCACCTTTTGAGGGTAAAGATCTGTTTAGTTTGTCTAGACAGTATGTACCTCCTTCACTTTAA
- the LOC104769448 gene encoding thylakoid membrane protein TERC, chloroplastic-like, whose protein sequence is MIVVVTRVVSFQDLTAKRQMRSLASVIHHHGILLAPAKSDRIFLTIPVVSPDFRARGWTQSRFSLLINPSLVSAANRRLSHLPPISCSRDVDQEDDVSSSEKESSRDLLSHKSDEITSTSSVNSGGLKDNQQEETYKTSFKTVALCVGTAAAFGIGIGLKEGVGKASEFFAGYLLEQSLSVDNLFVFVLVFKYFKVPLMYQNRVLTYGVAGAVVFRFALIILGTATLQKFEAVNLLLAAVLLYSSFKLFASEEDDTDLSDNFIVKTCQRFIPVTSSYDGNRFFTKQDGILKATPLLLTVAVIELSDIAFAVDSIPAVFGVTRDPFIVLTSNLFAILGLRSLYTLISEGMEDLEYLQPSIAVVLGFIGFKMILDYFGFHVSTEASLGVVALSLSTGVLLSLTNKSSDT, encoded by the exons ATGATAGTGGTCGTCACTCGCGTAGTTAGTTTTCAGGATTTGACGGCAAAACGCCAGATGAGGAGCTTAGCTTCAGTTATCCACCACCATGGAATCCTCCTCGCTCCGGCGAAATCGGATCGAATCTTTCTTACCATTCCGGTGGTTTCTCCGGATTTCAGAGCTCGTGGTTGGACTCAGTCTCGTTTCTCTCTCCTTATAAACCCTTCTCTCGTCTCAG CTGCTAATCGTCGtctctctcatcttcctccTATTTCTTGCTCCAGAGATGTCGatcaagaagatgatgtttcttcttcag AGAAGGAGAGTAGCAGAGATCTTCTATCACATAAAAGCGATGAGATTACAAGCACCTCATCAGTAAATAGTGGAGGCTTGAAAGataatcaacaagaagaaacTTATAAAACTTCCTTCAAGACTGTTGCCTTGTGT GTAGGCACTGCGGCAGCATTTGGAATCGGAATTGGTTTGAAGGAAGGTGTTGGCAAGGCGTCAGAGTTTTTCGCAGG CTATTTACTGGAGCAAAGCTTGTCAGTGGACAACTTGttcgtttttgttcttgttttcaaGTACTTCAAAGTGCCACTCATGTATCAG AATCGGGTACTTACCTACGGTGTAGCTGGTGCAGTTGTCTTCCGCTTCGCGCTAATAATACTAGGAACAGCAACTCTTCAG AAATTTGAAGCAGTCAACCTACTGCTTGCTGCTGTACTCTTGTATTCATCTTTCAAG TTATTtgcaagtgaagaagatgatacagATCTATCCGACAACTTTATTGTAAAGACATGCCAGAGATTTATTCCTGTCACAT CTAGTTACGATGGAAATCGTTTTTTCACAAAGCAGGATGGCATTTTGAAA GCCACACCATTGCTACTTACAGTAGCAGTGATCGAGCTCAGCGACATAGCATTTGCG GTTGACTCGATACCAGCTGTTTTTGGAGTCACTAGGGATCCTTTTATTGTCTTGACCTCTAATCTCTTTGCAATTCTag GACTAAGGTCTCTCTACACACTGATTTCCGAAGGAATGGAGGATCTGGAATACTTGCAG CCATCAATAGCAGTTGTTCTTGGCTTCATAGGATTCAAGATGATCCTTGATTACTTCG GCTTCCACGTATCAACGGAGGCATCACTTGGAGTTGTGGCACTTTCTCTCAGCACCGGAGTACTATTGAgcctaacaaacaaatccagCGACACCTAA